The genomic region CTTGTTCCGCCTCAAGGTCGTGCGGCTGCATCCGAAGCTGCTCGTCGGTGCTATGCATGCATCACCTCGTGCGCGTCGATCACGGAGCTGAGATGGGCCTGGCAGCGGGGCTCGTCAGGTCGGCTCACAGGACTTGCCGGCTCGCCACACGCGCGGAGCACTTGACTCCCAGGATGGTGAATGCGTTTGGTACAGACCCCGAGGTGGCTATGGCCATTCGCGATGGCAGAGGGGGCCGGCTCGATCCAGTCTCGCCACGGCTCCACCTGCGTCTTCCCTGTGCCCTTTTGTATCCAGCGGTGGGGATCCGCAATGCCAACGCCTTGGACCACATCACCACTGCTCGCATAGTTCTTTACGGCCGTCAGGAGTAGGGTCTGGTCTGTAGGCGTCAGTCGGCAGAACTTTTTAAGGGCATCGGTTCGACCCAGCTTCTTTCCGTTTCTTGTGGGGTAGAGATTCCAAAACTCTCCGAACGCCTGATGCTCCGCCGGAGGCGGCTCCTGTTTCTGCTCCTGCTCCTGCTCCTGCTCCTGAGATGGCGAACGTTTGGGGTAACGTTGGGGGTAACGTTTCGCCAACGTTTGGGTAAACGTTCCAATGAGCCCTTCTGGAAGATAGGCCGTATTAGCGGAAAACCGCTTCAGGAGCGGCGTTTCTGGTAAATCGTCGAGGTCCTTGAGATTCCCGATCACGTTGTTGGCATTCTCGGGTTGGTTGTATCGCCACCAGGTGGGCAGGAAGAGCACGCGGGCATCAGCATCCCACTCCCAATTCAAGGTTCGACAAACGTTCCCGAAACGTTCCAGGAACGTTGGGGGTAACGTTTCAAGGTCCTCGCTGGCCTTCCCCGGAGAGAACGAGAATAGACCGATCCGATTGGACTGGGCCGTCAGGATATAGAGCGCAATGCGTTGCTCCTCAGCGGTCAGACGGCGAAACTTTTCGTCAGTCCAGATTCGGGGGTCAATCTTGCGATAGCGGGAAGCCATCTTACTTTGTCGCCTCCTGGAGTTCGGACAGCGCAGCTAGTGAATGATGTGCGGCCGCCAGAAGGCTCCGATGTGGATGCGAGGGGCTAGCAGGCGGCCGGGGCATGTTCCGATATTCCTGCTCGAGGAACTCAATTAACTTGGGCAGCATGGCGGTGAAGCGATCCGAGAGGAGCGCTGGCTTGTGCTGGGATCGAGGTTCAGATATAGTTCGCATGCCGTTTCCTTCCTGTATTGAACCGCCGCGGAGGTCGCACTCCCGGCGGTTGTTAGTTACTTCACTTCAAAATCTGTCGTAGGTCTCCGACTCTCCAGGCGGTCACTCGAGCGGAGAGCTTGTGCGGACGTGGAATATGTCCGTCCCGCACACGACGCCAAATGGTTGAGCTTGAGCACGCAAAGAGAAGTTCAACGATGGGCTGGCGTACGTGGGCGCTATTCGGCAATCGATCGAAGTGTGCGAAAACTTCGGGAAGCGGTTGGGCGGTGTGCTGTGGTGACATGTCGTGGTGCCTCCTGGATCACACCTTGCCACGAGCGACATGTTACGCACAGGAAGAATAATTGATTTATTTTTCGTGAAGCTTCATGGCCTTATCATATCGTCGGCGGACGTATTCCCGCACAAGAGTATCCGTAATGTCCTTATTATTTGGAGACCCGTGAACTTTAATGGCTCCTTCCGCAGCTTTCTCAAGGCTGAGCCTCGGATTCTGGTAACGGGCGCACATCATGGAGAATAGCAGGCCATTGATGGCATTTTTTCGAATCGCTTGCCTCACAGGATTGCCGGCCTTCGGCTTGGATTTCAAACCAAAGGCCTCATCAAGAGACAAAGTTCCGTCGGAATTTACATATTTCGAAAAAGACGCAACCACGTATTCTAGGGTTTCGGCATCGGGAAGAGCGCCAAAGGCCAATGCTTGGAAGCAAAACTTAATTCGGTCAAGGGGTGTCCCATCGCACAACTTCGTCCCGAAGCGATTGAACCATTGCTGCCGCGAGGTGCCCTGCACTGCCTGTACAAGATGTTCGAGATCATCTAAGACTAAGCGTGGAGCGGAGGTTGCAAGGGATTTGCTTCGCGAAATATGGCGTCGCGTCTGAAAACTAATTTTGCATTCTGGTGGATCGGTATAAGAAATGGGATTCATGAGCGAAGAGGGGGGATGGTCCGTAACTTCACTTGGCGGTATGCTCGGCTTCTTGCGTTTCGGCATTTCCCCTCCTGCAGGGCCCTGATAGTGGGAAGGCGGCACCAGCGTCAGGAACGCTGGCCGGTCAGGTGATCAATCCTGGCCGTTGCCGCCAAAGATACTTAGCTAGTTTTGCGCCATCCGATAGAGCAGACCTTGCCCCCTTATACGTCCAAAGGCATACACAGAACAGAAAAGCCCAAAATGGTGAGGAAGAAAACATAATCATTTCCCATGGTAACTTTTTGCACATTCCTTTGGTCGCCCCTGGCGCCGCTTTTTTTCATGTTCTCCCCACTCCCACGACAAACAGCCAATATGTTCCTCGTTGAATGCTCCCTTCATTGTTAACTTAACGATGACCTGAAGAGGCGTTTTCCCTGTTTCTATTTCCTGCGGCGTTATCTTTGGAATATCCACAGGGAGTTCAAACGGATGGTGCCGCAGATTTGGATGTAAGATAAACTGGTTAGTGTTCTTCTCAAAGAATTCATCCTTGCCCAGATAGACCGTTGTCTCTGTTGATACAACCGTTATCTGTGCAGCGCCTGCATTAACCAGAGGGAAAAGAATAAGACTTCCATTTTTCTCTCCCTGGAGAATTGGCGGGGTAGCAAGATCCACTAAAGGCAAAGACGAGGTCTCAGCCAAACGCAGTTTGTTCTGGAGAATCTGCACTTCATTGGACTTACCCTCCAGATCGTGGATTAACGTATCCTTTTCATGTCTCAATATCGTTAGTTCTGTCGTTGCAGTTGTCTTGAAATCTTTGAGATCGCGAATCTCACTATCCTTTTGTCCGATGTGTTTCTGCATGGTTGTTATTTCTGCCCTATAATCTGGAGCTTGCTTATTTAGTTCGTATTGATCTTTCCAAGCCAAAAAGCAGGCCCAAAATACCAAGAGGCATAGTAGTGCTGTGTAAACCTTGATCGATACTTCCCGCTGAAGGACGTATTTTTCAAACAACGCAACTAAGACCATTAGGACACATCCACCCAAGAGCTGAAGCCAATGGTCGAAAACTGAGAAAATGAAATCCCCAAATTCTGC from Nitrospira japonica harbors:
- a CDS encoding helix-turn-helix transcriptional regulator; this encodes MSPQHTAQPLPEVFAHFDRLPNSAHVRQPIVELLFACSSSTIWRRVRDGHIPRPHKLSARVTAWRVGDLRQILK